Proteins co-encoded in one Streptomyces sp. NBC_01283 genomic window:
- a CDS encoding esterase/lipase family protein, giving the protein MLPWRRALRALAAALLMTGVLTLTPAATASAAPAAAAATSSGWNDYGCKPSAAHPRPVVLVHGTFGNSIDNWLVLAPYLVRRGYCVYSLDYGQLPGVPLFNGLGPIDKSAEQLDGFVDKVLASTGAAKADLVGHSQGGMMPRYYLKFLGGAAKVNALVGLAPDNHGTTLLGLTRLLPYFPGIEDLLTTNTPGLADQMAGSPFLTKLNAGGDTVPGVRYTVIATKYDEVVTPYRTQFLTGPGVRNVTLQDLCSVDLSEHVAIGILDRVAHHEVANALDPAHATPSTCLS; this is encoded by the coding sequence ATGCTGCCCTGGAGACGAGCGCTCAGAGCGCTTGCCGCCGCCCTCCTCATGACGGGCGTGCTCACCCTCACCCCTGCCGCCACGGCGTCCGCGGCCCCCGCCGCCGCAGCCGCCACGTCGAGCGGCTGGAACGACTACGGCTGCAAGCCGTCCGCCGCCCACCCCCGCCCCGTGGTGCTCGTCCACGGCACCTTCGGCAACTCCATCGACAACTGGCTCGTCCTTGCGCCGTACCTGGTGAGGCGCGGCTACTGCGTCTACTCCCTCGACTACGGCCAGCTGCCCGGAGTGCCCCTCTTCAACGGGCTCGGCCCGATCGACAAGTCGGCCGAGCAGCTCGACGGCTTCGTCGACAAGGTGCTCGCCTCGACCGGTGCCGCGAAGGCGGACCTCGTGGGCCACTCGCAGGGCGGCATGATGCCCCGCTACTACCTGAAGTTCCTCGGCGGTGCGGCGAAGGTGAACGCCCTGGTCGGCCTCGCCCCGGACAACCACGGCACCACGCTGCTCGGCTTGACCAGGCTGCTGCCCTACTTCCCCGGCATCGAGGACCTGCTCACCACCAACACCCCGGGCCTCGCCGACCAGATGGCGGGATCGCCGTTCCTGACCAAGCTCAACGCGGGCGGCGACACCGTCCCCGGCGTGCGCTACACCGTCATCGCCACCAAGTACGACGAGGTGGTCACCCCGTACCGCACGCAATTCCTGACCGGCCCCGGCGTGCGCAACGTGACCCTCCAGGACCTGTGCTCCGTCGACCTCTCCGAACACGTGGCGATCGGGATCCTCGACCGCGTCGCGCACCATGAGGTCGCCAACGCGCTGGACCCGGCGCACGCGACCCCGAGCACGTGCCTGTCCTGA
- a CDS encoding lytic polysaccharide monooxygenase, translated as MTARRKVAAIAAAGIAPLALTALSAAPAAAHGSMTDPVSRVSACFQEGPEAPKSAACKAAVAASGAQAFYDWNGVNIANAAGKSKEIIPDGKLCSAGNDKYKGLDLPRADWPSSKMSGGNHTFHYKGTAPHKGSFELYITKDSYDPSKPLKWSDLEEKPFVDVADPKMENGDYVFDGKVPAKTGRHLIYSVWQRSDSPEAFYTCSDVVFGKDSGGGAAAPAPTASAPSEKDIAAGADKSTVEHHGHGDSDAKTGAEASAPAPAAGDDTAANEPEVNGGAEKPVAATNENLAETGGDSTTPYIAIGGAAALAIGAAAMFGTARRRSARHGR; from the coding sequence ATGACCGCACGTCGCAAGGTCGCCGCGATCGCCGCCGCCGGCATCGCCCCGCTCGCCCTGACCGCCCTTTCGGCCGCCCCCGCCGCCGCGCACGGTTCGATGACGGACCCGGTGAGCCGTGTCTCCGCGTGCTTCCAGGAGGGTCCTGAGGCGCCGAAGTCGGCTGCCTGCAAGGCGGCCGTCGCGGCCAGTGGCGCGCAGGCCTTCTACGACTGGAACGGCGTGAACATCGCCAACGCCGCGGGCAAGTCGAAGGAGATCATCCCCGACGGCAAGCTGTGCAGCGCGGGCAACGACAAGTACAAGGGCCTCGACCTGCCGCGCGCCGACTGGCCGTCCAGCAAGATGTCCGGCGGCAACCACACCTTCCACTACAAGGGCACCGCCCCGCACAAGGGTTCCTTCGAGCTGTACATCACCAAGGACTCGTACGACCCGTCCAAGCCCCTGAAGTGGTCGGACCTGGAGGAGAAGCCGTTCGTCGACGTCGCCGACCCGAAGATGGAGAACGGCGACTACGTCTTCGACGGCAAGGTCCCGGCCAAGACCGGCCGTCACCTGATCTACTCGGTCTGGCAGCGCTCGGACTCCCCCGAGGCGTTCTACACCTGCTCCGACGTCGTCTTCGGCAAGGACAGCGGCGGCGGCGCCGCGGCTCCGGCCCCGACCGCGTCCGCGCCCTCCGAGAAGGACATCGCCGCGGGCGCCGACAAGTCGACCGTCGAGCACCACGGCCACGGCGACAGCGACGCCAAGACGGGCGCCGAGGCGTCCGCACCGGCCCCGGCCGCCGGTGACGACACCGCCGCCAACGAGCCCGAGGTGAACGGCGGCGCCGAGAAGCCCGTCGCGGCCACGAACGAGAACCTCGCCGAGACCGGCGGCGACAGCACCACCCCGTACATCGCGATCGGCGGCGCCGCCGCCCTCGCCATCGGTGCCGCGGCCATGTTCGGCACGGCCCGCCGCCGCTCGGCGCGCCACGGCCGCTGA
- a CDS encoding sensor histidine kinase, protein MDIKPGQPLPEQGRSGDGRAVVGSAGGSRGRSGSRGRLAAGRVRPAVRAGLAWSGAVVFPAVTYVTFSDGRQGFDLLMVLASIALAAVVASLLRRRPLPALTFLLLGGVTATMEMRTTEVGYLQVLAGVCVVGYLAATRPRRTSVIAALMAFTAQMGSLFGFPPDQGCPPGPYAPHGCAPSAWVNSSDQSALLFTVLLIAAWTAGNSVRERRAHAEALRSQATARAITAERLRIARELHDMIAHSIGVIAIQAGVGSRVIDTQPAEARNALSTIEATSRETLAGLRRTLVALRRPESEPGAADDGPVPARAASAPTREPAPGLADVDRLAVSACDAGVRAEIRRVGDGGQQLPPDIDLAAFRILQEALTNVVRHAGTDTCRVTVGRRDGELSLEVEDDGRGGLPAGTGFGLVGMRERVALLHGRFTAGPRPEGGFRVSAVLPLPALETSVAAGEETR, encoded by the coding sequence ATGGACATAAAGCCAGGTCAGCCGCTGCCCGAGCAGGGCCGGAGTGGGGACGGGCGCGCGGTGGTCGGGAGCGCGGGCGGGAGTCGTGGCCGGAGCGGGAGCCGCGGCAGGCTCGCCGCCGGGCGTGTGCGGCCGGCCGTGCGCGCGGGCCTGGCCTGGAGCGGGGCCGTCGTCTTCCCGGCCGTCACGTACGTCACGTTCTCCGACGGGCGGCAGGGCTTCGACCTCCTGATGGTCCTCGCGTCGATCGCGCTCGCGGCCGTGGTCGCCTCGCTGCTGCGGCGCAGACCGCTGCCCGCCCTGACCTTCCTGCTCCTGGGCGGGGTCACGGCCACGATGGAGATGCGGACGACGGAGGTCGGCTATCTGCAGGTCCTGGCCGGGGTCTGCGTCGTCGGCTATCTCGCGGCGACCCGCCCGCGCCGCACGTCGGTCATCGCCGCCCTCATGGCGTTCACGGCGCAGATGGGCTCCCTCTTCGGCTTCCCGCCCGACCAGGGCTGCCCTCCAGGCCCGTACGCGCCGCATGGCTGCGCACCCTCCGCATGGGTCAACAGCAGTGACCAGAGCGCCCTGCTCTTCACCGTCCTCCTCATCGCCGCCTGGACGGCGGGCAATTCGGTCCGCGAGCGCCGCGCGCACGCCGAAGCCCTGCGCTCCCAGGCCACGGCCCGCGCCATCACCGCCGAACGGCTGCGTATCGCACGGGAGTTGCACGACATGATCGCGCACAGCATCGGCGTCATAGCCATCCAGGCGGGCGTGGGCAGCCGGGTCATCGACACCCAGCCCGCCGAGGCCCGCAACGCGCTCAGCACCATCGAGGCCACCAGCAGGGAGACCCTCGCGGGGCTCCGCCGGACGCTGGTGGCGCTGCGCAGGCCGGAGTCGGAGCCGGGGGCGGCCGATGACGGTCCGGTTCCCGCCCGCGCCGCGTCCGCGCCGACCCGTGAACCCGCCCCGGGGCTCGCCGATGTGGACCGGCTCGCCGTGTCGGCATGCGACGCCGGGGTCCGCGCGGAGATCCGCCGGGTGGGGGACGGCGGGCAGCAGTTGCCGCCCGACATCGACCTGGCCGCGTTCCGCATCCTGCAGGAGGCCCTCACCAATGTCGTACGGCACGCGGGGACGGACACCTGCCGGGTGACCGTAGGGCGGCGGGACGGCGAGCTGTCCCTGGAGGTCGAGGACGACGGCCGGGGCGGGCTGCCCGCGGGCACGGGCTTCGGGCTGGTCGGCATGCGGGAGCGAGTGGCCCTGCTGCACGGCCGGTTCACCGCGGGGCCGCGCCCCGAGGGCGGCTTCCGGGTGTCGGCGGTGCTGCCGCTGCCCGCGCTGGAGACCTCCGTGGCAGCAGGGGAGGAGACCCGATGA
- a CDS encoding DNA polymerase III subunit alpha, whose product MPGFTHLHTVSGFSPRYGASHPERLAERAAERGMDALALTDRDTLAGAVRFAKACAKAGVRPLFGAELAVGEPAPPQGARRRTPVRGGAFIDESTPRVTFLARDGATGWAALCRLITAAHRSGEGQPVLPWEENHGEGMTVLLGPASDVGRALAAGRPDRAARLIAPWRERYGDALRLESVWHGREGTGPGSLRLAARTVGFAAEQGVRPVLSNAVRYADPGMGPVADVLDAARRLVPVDPTKELDSGERWLKGADAMLGNAERIVEAAGFRRDTAHRLVEQTRTAAAECLVDPEDDIGIGSVRFPEPHLVGAGRRSAQRVLASRAAAGMVLRGYDMRRGHREYWERMHHELDIIAYHGFASYFLTVAQVVDDVRDLGIRVAARGSGAGSLVNHLIGIAHADPVEHGLLMERFLSTRRSVLPDIDIDVESARRLEVYRAIIGRFGTERVATVAMPETYRVRHAIRDVGAALSMDPAEIDRIAKAFPHIRARDARSAMEELPELRAVAGEAENHGRLWELVEALDALPRGVAMHPCGVLLSDASLLARTPVVPTSGESLPMSQFDKEDVEDLGLLKLDVLGVRMQSAMAHAVEEVERATGERVDVDAVPPGDPATYQLIKSTETLGCFQIESPGQRDLVGRLQPATFHDLVVDISLFRPGPVAADMVRPFIEARHGRAPIRYPHPDLARPLKETYGVVVFHEQIIEIVDIMTGCGRDEADRVRRGLSDPDSQGRIRFWFAQQAAAKGYDAETIGRTWEIIEAFGSYGFCKAHAVAFAVPTYQSAWLKAHHPAAFYAGLLTHDPGMYPKRLLLADARRRGVPILPLDVNRSAVAHRIELVSGSGSAPDRWGLRLALRDVHGISDAEAARIADAQPYASLLDFWERARPSKPVAQRLAQVGALDAFGANRRDLQLHLAELRRGSRGSSGAQLPLSGGRKTAPAGLPDLDDAERLSAELGVLGMDSSRHLMGDHAEFLRELGVLTARRLREAEHGATVLVAGAKAATQTPPIRSGKRVIFTTLDDGTGLVDLAFFDDAHERCAHTVFHSWLLLVRGVVQRRGPRSLSVVGAAAWNLAELVELRQEGGLEAVGARLAEPGPESGPESGPEGESDGTPAGAGRRIRMSTGYEMHPWADLQPPGERAATGRKLWHQSPGSAG is encoded by the coding sequence GTGCCCGGGTTCACGCATCTGCACACCGTCTCCGGGTTCTCCCCGCGGTACGGGGCCTCGCACCCGGAGCGACTTGCCGAGCGCGCCGCCGAGCGGGGCATGGACGCCCTCGCGCTCACCGACCGGGACACCCTCGCGGGGGCCGTCCGGTTCGCCAAGGCCTGCGCGAAGGCGGGAGTGCGGCCGCTGTTCGGGGCCGAGCTCGCGGTGGGGGAGCCGGCTCCGCCGCAGGGTGCCAGGCGGCGGACCCCCGTGCGCGGAGGAGCCTTCATCGACGAATCGACCCCGCGCGTGACCTTCCTCGCCCGCGACGGAGCCACGGGCTGGGCCGCGCTGTGCCGCCTGATCACCGCCGCGCACCGGAGCGGCGAGGGGCAGCCCGTCCTTCCGTGGGAGGAGAACCACGGCGAGGGCATGACCGTGCTGCTCGGCCCCGCGTCCGACGTGGGGCGCGCGCTCGCCGCCGGGCGCCCCGACCGGGCCGCCCGCCTCATCGCCCCCTGGCGCGAGCGTTACGGGGACGCGTTGCGCCTGGAGTCCGTGTGGCACGGCCGCGAAGGCACCGGCCCCGGCTCGCTCCGCCTCGCCGCCCGCACCGTCGGCTTCGCCGCCGAGCAGGGGGTCCGCCCCGTCCTGAGCAACGCCGTCCGCTACGCCGACCCGGGCATGGGCCCGGTCGCCGACGTGCTCGACGCCGCACGCCGCCTCGTTCCCGTCGACCCGACCAAGGAACTCGACAGCGGGGAACGGTGGTTGAAGGGCGCCGACGCCATGCTGGGCAACGCCGAGCGGATCGTGGAGGCGGCCGGTTTCCGCCGCGACACCGCCCACCGCCTCGTCGAACAGACCCGGACTGCCGCCGCCGAGTGTCTCGTCGACCCCGAGGACGACATCGGCATCGGTTCCGTGCGCTTCCCCGAACCGCACCTCGTCGGCGCGGGCCGCCGCAGCGCCCAGCGCGTGCTCGCCTCGCGGGCGGCGGCGGGGATGGTCCTTCGGGGATACGACATGCGCCGCGGGCATCGCGAGTACTGGGAGCGGATGCACCACGAGCTGGACATCATCGCCTACCACGGCTTCGCCTCCTATTTCCTCACCGTGGCCCAAGTGGTCGACGACGTGCGTGACTTGGGCATCCGGGTCGCGGCGCGCGGCTCCGGTGCCGGGTCCCTGGTCAACCACCTCATCGGCATCGCGCACGCCGACCCCGTCGAGCACGGCCTGCTCATGGAACGGTTCCTGTCCACGCGCCGGTCCGTCCTGCCCGACATCGACATCGACGTCGAGTCGGCCCGCCGCCTGGAGGTCTACCGCGCGATCATCGGCCGCTTCGGCACCGAGCGGGTCGCGACCGTCGCCATGCCCGAGACCTACCGGGTCCGCCACGCCATCCGCGACGTGGGCGCCGCCCTCTCCATGGACCCGGCCGAGATCGACAGGATCGCCAAGGCCTTCCCGCACATCCGCGCGCGCGACGCGCGCTCGGCGATGGAGGAGCTGCCCGAACTGCGCGCGGTGGCGGGGGAGGCGGAGAACCACGGCCGTCTGTGGGAGCTGGTCGAGGCCCTGGACGCGCTGCCGCGCGGGGTCGCCATGCACCCGTGCGGTGTGCTGCTCTCCGACGCCTCGCTGCTCGCGCGTACGCCCGTCGTGCCCACCAGCGGTGAGAGCCTGCCCATGTCCCAGTTCGACAAGGAGGACGTGGAGGACCTCGGGCTGCTCAAGCTCGACGTGCTCGGGGTGCGGATGCAGTCGGCGATGGCGCACGCGGTGGAGGAGGTCGAGCGGGCCACGGGTGAGCGGGTGGACGTGGACGCGGTGCCGCCGGGGGACCCGGCGACGTATCAGCTCATCAAGTCCACCGAGACGCTGGGCTGCTTCCAGATCGAGTCGCCGGGCCAGCGGGACCTGGTCGGGCGGCTGCAGCCCGCCACCTTCCACGACCTGGTCGTTGACATCTCGCTCTTCCGGCCGGGACCGGTCGCCGCCGACATGGTGCGGCCCTTCATCGAGGCCCGGCACGGCCGCGCGCCCATCCGCTATCCGCACCCGGACCTGGCGCGCCCGCTCAAGGAGACGTACGGCGTCGTCGTCTTCCACGAGCAGATCATCGAGATCGTGGACATCATGACCGGCTGCGGTCGCGACGAGGCGGACCGGGTGCGGCGCGGGCTCTCCGACCCCGATTCGCAGGGGCGGATCCGGTTCTGGTTCGCGCAGCAGGCGGCGGCGAAGGGGTACGACGCCGAGACGATCGGCCGGACCTGGGAGATCATCGAGGCCTTCGGCTCGTACGGCTTCTGCAAGGCGCACGCGGTGGCCTTCGCCGTGCCGACGTACCAGTCGGCGTGGCTGAAGGCCCATCACCCGGCAGCCTTCTACGCCGGGTTGCTCACTCATGACCCCGGGATGTACCCGAAGCGGCTGCTGCTCGCGGACGCCCGGCGGCGGGGGGTGCCGATCCTTCCCCTGGACGTGAACAGGTCCGCGGTCGCTCACCGTATCGAACTGGTGTCCGGTTCTGGCTCGGCTCCGGACCGCTGGGGCCTGCGTCTCGCGCTCCGTGACGTCCACGGCATCAGTGATGCCGAAGCCGCGCGGATCGCCGACGCGCAGCCCTACGCCTCACTCCTGGACTTCTGGGAGCGGGCCAGGCCCAGCAAACCGGTCGCCCAGCGGCTCGCGCAGGTCGGCGCGCTCGACGCGTTCGGCGCCAACCGCCGCGATCTGCAGCTGCACCTTGCGGAGCTCAGGCGGGGCTCGCGGGGCTCCTCCGGGGCCCAACTCCCGCTGTCCGGCGGGCGGAAGACGGCACCCGCCGGGCTGCCCGACCTGGACGACGCGGAACGGCTCAGCGCCGAACTCGGCGTCCTCGGCATGGACTCCTCGCGCCATCTCATGGGCGACCACGCGGAGTTCCTCCGGGAGCTCGGCGTGCTGACGGCGCGCCGCCTGAGGGAGGCCGAACACGGGGCGACCGTCCTTGTCGCGGGCGCCAAGGCGGCCACCCAGACCCCGCCGATCCGCTCCGGGAAACGGGTCATCTTCACCACCCTGGACGACGGCACGGGCCTGGTCGACCTGGCCTTCTTCGACGACGCCCACGAACGGTGCGCGCACACCGTCTTCCACTCCTGGCTGCTCCTGGTCCGCGGAGTGGTGCAGCGGCGCGGGCCGCGCAGCCTCAGCGTGGTCGGCGCTGCGGCGTGGAACCTGGCGGAACTGGTGGAGCTGCGGCAGGAGGGCGGGCTCGAAGCGGTGGGGGCGCGTCTCGCCGAGCCGGGGCCGGAGTCGGGGCCGGAGTCGGGGCCGGAGGGGGAGTCCGACGGAACCCCGGCGGGCGCCGGCCGCCGCATCCGGATGTCCACGGGGTACGAGATGCACCCCTGGGCCGACCTCCAGCCGCCCGGCGAACGGGCGGCGACAGGACGGAAGTTGTGGCACCAGAGCCCCGGGAGCGCGGGATGA
- a CDS encoding AAA family ATPase, producing MISTLAVENYRSLRKLIVPLDRLNVVTGGNGTGKSSLYRALRLLADSARGGAVSALAREGGLPSAMWAGEKKAEAAGLRLGFAGDEFGYAVDFGYPVPTSGTGAAPSLFNLDPEIKRECTWAGPVLRPAALLSDRSGPAVRTRTADGGWHRSQGIRPYDSMLSELADPQLAPDLLRLRELIRSWRFYDHVRTDAEAPARAARIGTRTPVLGHDGADLAAALQTIREIGDPAALDAAVDDAFPGSRVRTVDSGGRFELQLHQRGLTRPLGAAELSDGTLRYLLWTAALLTPRPPSLLVLNEPETSLHPDLLRPLADLILTATKDTQVVLVTHARPLAEAVAKRAVRHRVDVNSIELFKESGQTAVAGRESLLDEPLWYWPKR from the coding sequence ATGATCAGCACCCTGGCGGTCGAGAACTACCGCTCCCTGCGCAAACTGATCGTCCCGCTGGACCGGCTGAACGTCGTGACGGGCGGGAACGGCACCGGCAAGTCGAGCCTGTACCGCGCGCTGCGGCTGCTCGCCGACTCCGCGCGGGGCGGTGCGGTCTCGGCCCTGGCCCGCGAGGGCGGACTCCCCTCGGCGATGTGGGCGGGCGAGAAGAAGGCGGAGGCGGCCGGCCTGCGCCTCGGCTTCGCGGGCGACGAGTTCGGGTACGCGGTCGACTTCGGGTACCCCGTCCCGACCTCGGGCACGGGCGCGGCACCCTCCCTCTTCAACCTCGACCCGGAGATCAAGCGCGAGTGCACCTGGGCCGGGCCCGTCCTGCGCCCCGCCGCGCTGCTCTCCGACCGCTCGGGTCCTGCCGTGCGCACCCGTACGGCCGACGGCGGCTGGCACCGCTCCCAGGGCATCCGTCCGTACGACAGCATGCTGAGCGAGCTCGCGGACCCCCAGCTCGCGCCCGACCTGCTGCGGCTGCGCGAACTGATCCGCTCCTGGCGGTTCTACGACCACGTCCGCACGGACGCCGAAGCCCCCGCGCGAGCCGCACGGATCGGCACCCGCACCCCGGTCCTCGGCCATGACGGCGCCGACCTGGCCGCGGCGCTCCAGACCATCCGCGAGATCGGCGACCCGGCGGCCCTTGACGCCGCGGTGGACGACGCCTTCCCCGGCAGCCGGGTGCGGACCGTCGACAGCGGAGGGCGCTTCGAACTCCAGCTGCACCAGCGCGGGTTGACCCGCCCCCTCGGAGCGGCCGAGCTGTCCGACGGCACCCTGCGCTATCTCCTGTGGACCGCGGCACTGCTCACGCCCCGGCCGCCCTCGCTCCTGGTCCTGAACGAACCGGAGACGAGCCTGCACCCGGACCTCCTGCGTCCCCTCGCGGACCTGATCCTCACGGCGACGAAGGACACACAGGTGGTCCTGGTGACCCATGCCCGCCCTCTTGCCGAAGCCGTGGCCAAGAGAGCGGTGCGCCACCGGGTCGACGTGAACTCCATAGAGCTGTTCAAGGAGTCGGGGCAGACTGCGGTGGCGGGCCGGGAGAGTCTTCTGGACGAGCCGCTCTGGTACTGGCCGAAGCGCTGA
- a CDS encoding sigma-70 family RNA polymerase sigma factor, whose translation MSDPTTSVPSEDAEQPKDAGFATIGMSCAPSSDLHALTGMSYEMPPDLERCYVRYAKPQLRYAHSMLGDKEAAKAVVRRCYRHLALNWRNVQKEESPEAYAWKLLKQRVEIHLRLAGQPAQSQMVQSAAFQHTARAALEAARRQFTAMESALGLYTAIAGLPERQYDVIVLHYVLGYPSRDIAHIMGIKADTVRSHRRLARQRMAIKLGLSIDPAADEKE comes from the coding sequence ATGAGCGACCCCACCACGTCGGTGCCCTCCGAGGACGCCGAACAGCCCAAGGACGCCGGCTTCGCCACGATCGGCATGTCCTGCGCGCCGTCGTCCGACCTGCACGCCCTCACCGGCATGTCCTACGAGATGCCCCCCGACCTGGAACGCTGCTACGTCCGCTACGCCAAACCCCAGCTCCGCTACGCACACTCGATGCTCGGCGACAAAGAAGCCGCCAAGGCCGTCGTGCGCCGCTGCTACCGGCACCTCGCCCTGAACTGGCGCAACGTGCAGAAGGAGGAGAGCCCCGAGGCGTACGCCTGGAAGCTCCTCAAGCAGCGCGTGGAGATCCACCTGCGGCTGGCCGGGCAGCCCGCCCAGTCCCAGATGGTGCAGAGCGCCGCTTTCCAGCACACCGCCCGCGCCGCCCTGGAGGCCGCGCGTCGCCAGTTCACCGCGATGGAATCCGCCCTCGGCCTGTACACCGCGATAGCGGGCCTTCCCGAGCGTCAGTACGACGTCATCGTGCTCCACTACGTCCTGGGCTACCCCTCCCGGGACATCGCCCACATCATGGGCATCAAAGCTGACACCGTTCGTTCTCACCGGCGCCTGGCGCGCCAGCGCATGGCCATCAAACTCGGTCTGTCGATCGATCCAGCCGCCGACGAGAAGGAGTAA
- a CDS encoding response regulator: MTSASDSSSSSGASVRVVLADDQPLVRAGLRVLMADTPDIEVVGEAGTGADAVRLALDVRPDVVVMDIRMPGMDGIEATRRITAETDATRVLVLTTFDDDDYVYGALRAGASGFLVKDMALEDILAAIHVVATGDGLIAPSVTRRLIEQFAARPEPEPAPPVRWTVDGITDRECEVLTLVGRGLSNAEIAAELVIAVATVKAHVARLFTKLDSRDRVQLVIIAYELGLVAPPRR; the protein is encoded by the coding sequence ATGACCAGCGCCTCGGACAGCTCCAGCAGCTCCGGCGCCTCCGTCCGCGTGGTCCTCGCCGATGACCAGCCTCTCGTCCGCGCGGGCCTGCGCGTCCTGATGGCCGACACCCCTGACATCGAGGTCGTGGGGGAGGCGGGGACGGGCGCCGACGCTGTCCGACTGGCCCTCGACGTGCGCCCCGACGTCGTCGTGATGGACATCCGCATGCCCGGCATGGACGGCATCGAGGCCACCCGGCGGATCACGGCCGAGACCGACGCGACGCGCGTTCTCGTCCTCACGACCTTCGATGACGACGACTACGTATACGGCGCGCTGCGCGCGGGCGCCAGCGGATTCCTCGTCAAGGACATGGCCCTGGAGGACATCCTCGCGGCGATCCACGTGGTGGCCACCGGTGACGGGCTGATCGCGCCGAGCGTCACCCGGCGCCTGATCGAGCAGTTCGCGGCGCGGCCGGAACCCGAGCCCGCGCCGCCGGTGCGCTGGACGGTCGACGGCATCACCGACCGCGAGTGCGAGGTGCTCACGCTGGTCGGCCGCGGGCTTTCCAACGCCGAGATCGCGGCCGAACTCGTCATCGCCGTGGCCACGGTCAAGGCACATGTGGCGCGGCTCTTCACCAAGCTGGATTCCCGTGACCGGGTCCAACTGGTCATCATCGCGTACGAGTTGGGGCTGGTCGCACCGCCGAGGAGGTGA
- a CDS encoding DUF3533 domain-containing protein, protein MSFTDELKSAVTPRAALLVIGVLVLQLLFIASYVGALHDPKPKDVPFGVVAPGPAAKETSDKLGKLPGDPLDPRVLKDEAAARHQILNRDIDGALIVDPRGTTDTLLAGSGGGTVLATALEKIATQVDAAEKRTVKTVDVAPASTKDFDGLSSFYLVVGWCVGGYLCASILAISAGSRATNRQRALIRTGVMALYSIAGGIGGALIIGPVLGALPGSIMGLWGLGSLVVFSVGMITLALQSLTGIVGIGLAVLLVVIAGNPSAGGAFPLPMLPPFWKEIGPWLPPGAGTWVARSIAYFKGNAITGPMLVLAAWAVLGTVVTLVMSALRGDRQPGEKKPEPTGSVPGAGPTPGSGSTAA, encoded by the coding sequence ATGAGTTTCACCGATGAGTTGAAGAGCGCCGTCACCCCGCGAGCAGCCCTGCTGGTCATCGGTGTGCTGGTCCTGCAGCTACTGTTCATCGCCTCCTACGTAGGGGCCCTGCACGACCCGAAGCCGAAGGACGTGCCCTTCGGGGTCGTCGCTCCGGGACCCGCGGCCAAGGAGACATCGGACAAGCTCGGGAAACTCCCCGGTGATCCGCTCGACCCCCGCGTACTCAAGGACGAGGCCGCGGCCCGGCACCAGATCTTGAACCGCGACATCGACGGCGCCCTGATCGTCGACCCCCGGGGCACCACCGACACCCTCCTGGCCGGCTCGGGCGGCGGCACCGTGCTCGCCACCGCACTGGAGAAGATCGCCACCCAGGTCGACGCGGCCGAGAAGCGGACGGTCAAGACCGTGGACGTGGCTCCGGCGTCCACCAAGGACTTCGACGGGCTCTCGTCCTTCTACCTGGTCGTCGGCTGGTGCGTCGGCGGCTACCTGTGCGCCTCGATCCTGGCGATCAGCGCGGGCTCCCGGGCCACCAACCGGCAGCGCGCACTGATCAGGACCGGCGTCATGGCGCTCTACTCGATCGCGGGCGGCATCGGCGGCGCCCTCATCATCGGGCCGGTCCTCGGCGCCCTGCCCGGCAGCATCATGGGCCTGTGGGGCCTCGGCTCGCTCGTCGTCTTCTCGGTCGGCATGATCACGCTCGCCCTGCAGTCGCTCACCGGCATCGTGGGCATCGGCCTCGCCGTGCTGCTCGTGGTGATCGCGGGCAACCCGAGCGCGGGCGGCGCCTTCCCGCTGCCGATGCTGCCGCCGTTCTGGAAGGAGATCGGGCCCTGGCTGCCGCCGGGCGCGGGCACCTGGGTGGCCCGCTCGATCGCGTACTTCAAGGGCAACGCGATCACCGGACCGATGCTGGTGCTCGCCGCCTGGGCGGTCCTCGGCACCGTCGTCACCCTGGTCATGTCCGCGCTGCGCGGGGACCGCCAGCCGGGCGAGAAGAAGCCGGAGCCGACCGGTTCCGTCCCCGGCGCCGGCCCCACCCCCGGCTCGGGCAGCACCGCCGCGTGA